The Anomalospiza imberbis isolate Cuckoo-Finch-1a 21T00152 chromosome 2, ASM3175350v1, whole genome shotgun sequence nucleotide sequence AAAAGCATAATCTATCCTCTCTTAAAACAGATCACTGAGATAGGTAGGATGAATCACCAGGATCCAGAGGTCCCAACCTGACCTGGACAGGTGCTGCAGCATCCCCTCCAGACTCATCACTCTCCTTTgtctttcagctcctggaggagTATCCTTAGTTGTCCCACAACCCAACATCAATGCAACAGTGGCACAAAACATCCTCCTCTCAGTTGAATACTCTTGCCAAGGCGTGGCCACCATTGAGTGGAAGCATGTGTCAAGCTGGGGCACGACGAGCATTGCTGAGTGGAGAAGTGGGAATTATGTCAACATATCTGCAGTCTACAAGGACAGAGTGACTACTTTTGAAAATGGCTCTATACAGCTTCGGAATGTGGGCATGAGAGATGCTGGCTACTATTTTGTCACTGTAATGGAGGAGCATGGAACCAATGCCTATGGCACCATCATAGTCAATGTTTACGGTACAAACTAGACAGGACTTCTCAGCTTTACCCTGTGTTTAAGCATCAATCTGTTTGTAATCAATTTTAtaatactatttttttccattttctctacAGAGATTATCTATGAAGATTTGCATTTTGTAGCAGTTCTCTTTGCATTTCTCGCTGCAGTATCTGCCATTCTAATATGCTTCATGTGGCTGTGTAATAAATCTCTGCATCTATTTCAGAAGAAGACAACACACAAACTAACAGGTATTTCTCTAAAAATGTAGTCAGGGTATAGTCTTCAAGCCTGAAATTTGTGCCTAAAATTTGTACCATAAAGGTGCTTAACAGGGACACTAAGAAACAAGACTGAAGGGATCCATTGTCCTGTTCTAACTAGCTGAGGCAACGGAATAACAGGTGTTTAGTTGAAGAGCAGTCCACAGGACATCTGCTTTGTATGTTTCAcattagaaataataaaatacttctCAACATTGCTGATTGCAAAACTTAGGGAGAAAAGGCCAGAGCTGCAATAACCCCCCATCAAAGGACAGGAGACAAAGTCAAGAGCTTCAGCTCCTCTCTCAGAGTTCACATCAGCAGGGTGTATCCTAGgggaaaatattcaaataatcCTTGGAAGTGGCCCCCACCTCAGTTCAGTCCTCAGTGGAGGATTGCATCTCCTCTTTTCAAACCCCCTCTTCATCTGTTCACTTTTGATCCAGTTGCAGACTCCAGCGAACACTGAGTAATATTAAAACCTGACACTGAAGACAACAGTCGTGAAAAGCAGGTCAAGGGAACACAAGGGCTACACTGAAGGGACatattaaagaagaaatttgCAAGCCACTGCCAGGGATATTTGGCCTAGGCAGAAAGACAAGGTGCACATTACGGGCCTGGGATCAAGATCTTAGGCACACCTTTGAAATGGGAGGTTTTCTTTACCACTTCAAATATTTCAGATGTTTACCTCCCTTCTTTGTAAGTGCAGATCCACTTGTGGTTTCTTGCCCTCTAGGTAAAAGGTCTGTATTTCTTCTGTAATAAGTGTTACATTACAACAAGCAGCCTAGCTACCAGTATTTTACTGGACCAACAGAGACACTCAAGCATCCTAAGATTCATGGCCTAGACTTCGTGTCAACTCTGAAAAACCcaatagaagaagaaattaactTGGTTTGAGCTGCCTCTTCCTTTCTGTTGCTCACCTACAGCTCTTaagggctgctgctgttttcatgGTGCATATACCACTCACAAGCTTCTGTAACTACTGAAAACTGTCCTATCATGCCAGAATAGAGGATTTTGTTTAGCTAAAGCCTCTTCCTCCAGCTGAAGCCAATCTTCCCACACAGCTGAACTGAATAGACATATTCATGTAACATTATGGCAGAGTTCAGGAAAGCACAGTTCTAGAAACTTGTGTGATCTTCCAGGAAATGGTCCAAAACGGAGACCTAATTTCTGCCCCAATTCTATCTCAGAAGAGCCCTCCTTTCAGAAGTCATGAAGAGAGATATAGGAACGGTCCCTATGGACTTAGTTTTCTTAGTGCCTTTAGCCTTGTACTGGAAGAAATCGTTGCCAATTTAAAGATTGTGAGAACCTCTTTATCcagttaaatattttgaaaagatgTATTTAAAACCTAATTTTAGATGAGCAAGCTTGAGCTAAtataaaaaagttaaaaatgtcTCGGCACAGTTAATTTTGGAATGTTGGCCTTCCAATCCATTTGCCAATCAATAACAATATCCTTTCATTTACAGCAAGTACAACAGAAGAGATTGAACTGGACACCATTGAGTGCTAGCCAAGGACTGCATCATAATAAAAACAATTCTACCTCAGGAGAAAGTATTGGccaagaaagcaagaaaaaaacctaGAAGGTAAAATGTTTGTGACTACTGCAGAAACATCCTGACTTGCAAAGTAATTAAATCAGCAGTGACTGATGGAGCTGTTTTGACCTGTTAAGTTTTTGGTTCTGCTAGTTAAGGTCAGAGTAAAAAAGAGTATGCTTTCATGCTGAGCATGAACACATTTTTGTGGCTAGCTAATAAAATCTACAGCCTCTACCACTCTTGAAAACAACCAATCTACCAACCAACCAAGCAAGCCTCTAAGATCAACCCATAAAGGAAATTATCATGGTCTTGAAGGACACCTGCATTTTGGATACAGCAAGTCTCCTATTACAGACAGAGTGGTCATTAGCACCCATCaacataataaattaaatatctaATTACAGTATtacataaaaaattaattgcaagCATTGAATCCTGTTTATTGCACCTATGCTGCTACTTTTGGGTGTAAGGAACTTCCTGAAGCTCTGAAGACAAATTGCAATTTTTCATGAGACAAAACTGACTTTGAAAGAACGCTGAGCTGGTCAAAGTTCTCCCGCTTGTGTTTCCAGTTGTGTACACTGCCCCAGGATGGATGTTAACACACATTTTATGACATTACTAGAGCAGGTGGTTCTACAAGGAACAGTACAGGCAGACACTAAAGAGGACACTGTCTATGAAGATGAGAGGGGTCAGATAAAATACTGCCACACAACACCAGTGGGGTGGCAAAATACTAAACAGTTTTGTTGTGAAAGATGTCAAGTTCTTTGCAAACTTAACCCAGTGCTGAACAGTCTGAGAAGAAATGTTACAACAGCATTACTTTGAAATATAGTATTTACAAATACAGTTCTAAAATTGCTCTTGTTGAGAAGCCACCTTTGCTTTCCCTATGTTGTAAGAAAACATGAAGTGACACAACTAATGTTTTCTTGAATCTGCATATTGCAATTCTCCACCTGTATATCTGCTGGGTGGAATAACATCTGTGTTTGTCAGTAAGAAAGCAGTAAACTGACTGAGTTCCAATattgtgttttgcttttgtaaTGAGAATTTTGCAGTGTGAAATAAACTTTGAACTTGGAAGACATCATGGACTAGTCTGCGCCTGCAGATTGCCACATTGCTGTTTGAGTCAAAACTGCTGCTACTGCCTTTCTCACACTTCATCTCACTTGTTTGCAAAACCCTTTTACAGGACAGGCTGACAGAGCTTTGCCTCTGGTCAGGGACTGGGATGCTCAAGTGCAGAGGTACTATGGGCTCCATTTGGAAAAACGTTCAGGGAATTTCTCACCGAGTGCATAACAATGCAGGTAGGTGCCAAACAAGCCAAAGCACCCTGTGCACAAAGCCATCCCATACTGAGTTGGCCATTTGTAGTACAAAGGGCCTCTCTCATTCATAAATTGAGGCACCAGATTCAGCTGTT carries:
- the VSTM5 gene encoding V-set and transmembrane domain-containing protein 5 isoform X1; the protein is MRPLRGSRGRSVVVGTVTLCLAAGWALQTPGGVSLVVPQPNINATVAQNILLSVEYSCQGVATIEWKHVSSWGTTSIAEWRSGNYVNISAVYKDRVTTFENGSIQLRNVGMRDAGYYFVTVMEEHGTNAYGTIIVNVYEIIYEDLHFVAVLFAFLAAVSAILICFMWLCNKSLHLFQKKTTHKLTASTTEEIELDTIEC
- the VSTM5 gene encoding V-set and transmembrane domain-containing protein 5 isoform X2, translated to MRPLRGSRGRSVVVGTVTLCLAAGWALQTPGGVSLVVPQPNINATVAQNILLSVEYSCQGVATIEWKHVSSWGTTSIAEWRSGNYVNISAVYKDRVTTFENGSIQLRNVGMRDAGYYFVTVMEEHGTNAYGTIIVNVYEIIYEDLHFVAVLFAFLAAVSAILICFMWLCNKSLHLFQKKTTHKLTVADSSEH